TTTGAAGGAGATGTATTAAATATTCCATTACCTGAAAATATCAACATTGGAGCAATGATGGCAATAGGTTATTATGTGATTGGAAATATTCAAGAGCAAATGCCACAATACTTCAAAAAAAATATTAAAGAATATGTAAAAACAGCATCTTCTAAAAGTTTTGGTAAAGGAATAAGTGTGATAGTTGAATAATGATGAAAATGGAACAAGATAAAAAAATATATATTGGTTCAGACCATGCAGGCTTTAAGTCAAAAGAAAAAATTAAAAAAATTCTTACTAAATTAAATTATGAATATGTGGATATGGGTCCAAACAATGATGAAAGATCAGTTGACTATCCTTTATTTGCAGCAAAAGTTGCTAAAGCAGTTTTAAAAAATGAATCAAAAGGAATTTTAATTTGTGGTTCAGGTACAGGAATGCAAATCGCTGCAAATAAAATAAAAGGAATTAGAGCTGCATTCTCATACGATTCATACTCTGCTAAAATGGCAAGACAAGACAATGATGCAAATATATTAACACTTAGAGGAAGAAAATTTCCTTCATTAAAATACAAATCAATTGTAAAGGCATTTTTAGAAACAAAATTTTCTGGAGAAGAAAGACATCAAAGAAGAATTGAACAACTTTCTAAGCTTGAAATGGAATAATTATTAAACTTTATCACTTTTTCAATTTACAAGAAATCTTTATCAAAAAAAAAACATATTTTTAGAA
The nucleotide sequence above comes from Candidatus Woesearchaeota archaeon. Encoded proteins:
- the rpiB gene encoding ribose 5-phosphate isomerase B; the protein is MEQDKKIYIGSDHAGFKSKEKIKKILTKLNYEYVDMGPNNDERSVDYPLFAAKVAKAVLKNESKGILICGSGTGMQIAANKIKGIRAAFSYDSYSAKMARQDNDANILTLRGRKFPSLKYKSIVKAFLETKFSGEERHQRRIEQLSKLEME